TTCGACAGAATCTGCCGGCGCGCTTCGTTGCGGCCGCTGGCGTAGCCACCCATGTTGTAGGGAACCTTCTTCCACCACACGGCGTAAGCGCTTTCGAACTCGGTGCGGACCTGCGGGTGCACCTTGCTGACGTTGCTCAACACGTGCTCGATGCGCGCGGCGACCGGCTGGTCGAGCAGGGTGCCGATGGGGCCGTTGGTGTACAACCCGAGCAGCACGCCCTTCTTCGCCATGAGGTCGGCCGACGGGTACGACAACTGGCCGAGCGGCAGGTTCGAGTAGAGGTGGCCGCCGAAGATGCCGTCATCCTCTTCCCAGAAGCGGCGCTTCATGGCCAGGCCGACCTTGGCGCTGTTGCTGTAGTTCACCGCCTTGATCGCCTCCATGATGTCGCTGGCGAGGTTGATGTCGAGGCCGGCGACGAGGTTGAGCGGCATCGACACCACCACGTAGTCGGCCGAGGTCTCGACCTTCTTGCCGCTCCTCTTGTCGAGGTATGTGACCTTCACGCCGGTATCGCTCTGGTGCACCGACTGGATCTCGGCGTTGAACGTGATTCGCTTCGGCCCAATCGCGCGCTCGAAGGCCTTGGCGATCTGGTCCATGCCGCCGATCGGCTGGAACATGGGCGATGCCGTCGTGCCTTCAATCGCCGGCACCGAGCGCAGGCGGTTGCCGAACCCGGCCTGCAGCAGCGCCGCCAACTGGTACGGGTCGCCTTCGCCGCGGTTCGCAAAGGCCTTGTAGGTGCGGGTGTTGGCATCGAGGTAGCCCTGGCCGATCAGGTAGCTGGTGAGTCGCTTCTGATCCTCCGGGGTCAGCGGCACGTCCAGCTGCTTCTGATCGATCGCCTTGACCAGCAACTCGTTGACCTGCCCGGCCAGGTCGGCCTTGACCTCGCGCATGCGAATCTTCTTGTTGGCGAGCGTCCCGGCGGCGGCGCCTTCGTAATAGAAGTACGACGCGTCCGATTCGTTGATGAACACCTGGAGCGGCACGCCGAGTTGCTTGCAGTAGTTCAGCACGCCGTGGTGCGAGTGCGGGATCCGCCACGGTCCGACGTTGATGTACTGCCCTTCGTCGAACGCGCAGACCTGAGCCTCGCCGCCCGGCTCGGTGTGCGTCGAGCCCTTGCGGACGGTCCACTGCAGCCCGCCGACGCGTTCGCGCGCCTCGAGCACCTGGTAGTCGTAACCGAGCTTCCCAAGTTCATACGCGGTGACGAGGCCCGAGAGGCCGCCGCCGAGTATCAGCACCTTGGCTTTCGCCGGACGGCCGGTGAGCTCGGGCCGCTGGCCCGCCGATCCCGCCATGAGATCCCACGAGCTCATGGCGCTCATCACCAGCGACGAGCCGCCGACGGCGCCCAGTTGTTCGAGAAACCGGCGCCTGGTCAGTGCCGGAAATGACGCCCGTGGACTGTGCTTGCTCATGCTTGTAAGCCTTTGTAACTGAAGCTTATGAAACCCATCCGATTAGGGCATAAGAGTACATCAGTCAAGGCATCACGGTGAAACCGCCGCGAGTTCGCCGGACGCTACGGCGCGCAGACCACCAGCTTCCAGATCGGCGGCACGTTGACGGCTTCGATCGAGAGCGCGCGCAGACCGCCTTCTTCGAGCAGCGGCGTCAGCGCCAGGCCGGTCTTGAACCCGACGTAGCGGGTCATCGGCTCGACGAACCGCTCGAGCCATGCCGCGGCCGGGTGCTCACTCTGGAAGTGATTGAGCAGGATGATTCGTCCACCCGGTGCGCAGACACGGCGCAGCTCTTTCGCAGTGTTGACCGGATCGCTCACCACCGACATCACGTACGGCGCGTAGACCACGTCGAATGAACCCGCCGCGACGGGCAGCTGTTCCGCGTTGCCACGCAGCAGTCTCACGCGCGGCCCGCGCTCGCGTTGCGACAGCCGCTCTTGCGCCTGCGCCAGCATCGGGACCGAGAGATCGAGCCCGACGACGCGGCAGGTGGGTGGATAGAGGGGCAGGGTCAGCCCGGTGCCTATGCCGATCTCCAGGACGCGCTGGCCCGGCCGTAGCTGCATTTCCGCGACGGCTTTCCTGCGTCCCTCGTCGAGTATGCCGCCGAACGCGAAATCGTAGACCGGCGACAGCCGGTGGTACGCGCGTTCGATGGCAACAGTGGCGGTCATGCCCCGGAAAGAGCAAACGTGATGCCGATCGGCAGGAAGGCGCACATCTTGCAATTCCCGTGGTGAGGTTGCAATGAGATCCCTTCTGGTTTGCATGGTCACGGCCCTGATACTCGGACTCGCGATTCCCGCTGACGCCCAATACTTCGGGCGCAATAAGGTACAGCACCAACGCTTCGACTTCAAGGTGCTGACCAGCGAGCACTTCGATGTCTATTACTACCCAGAAGAAGAAGCCGCCGTTCGTCTCGCCACGCGGATGGCCGAGCGCTGGTATTCCCGATTGTCGCACCTGTTGAAGCACGAGTTAAGCAGCAGACAGAAGCTCATCCTCTACGCAGCTCATCCGCACTTCCAGCAGACCAACGTCCTCAACGGCGAAATCGGCGAGGGCACCGGCGGCGTCACCGAAAGCGCCAAGCGGCGCGTCATCCTGCCCTTCGCGGGAGGACTGGCGGAGACCGACCATGTGCTGGGCCACGAGCTGGTTCACGCGTTCCAGTACGACATGGCGGGCCAGACCGACCTGCAGGGCCGCCCGGTGGGTCCCGGCCTGCAGGCGCTGCCGCTGTGGTTCATCGAAGGCATGGCCGAGTACCTCTCGCTGGGGGCGGTTGATGCCAACACCGCCATGTGGGTCCGCGAAGCTTCGTCCCGTGACGCGATGCCCACCATCGACAAGCTCGACGATCCCGACGTCTTCCCCTATCGATACGGCCACGCGTTCTGGGCCTATGTCGCCGGCCGCTGGGGCGACCACGTCGTCGGCGAGATGTTACGCGCCACCGGGCCGCGAGGAGATATCGAGGGTGCAGTGCAGGTGGTGCTTGGCACCGACGCCAAGACCCTGAGCGCCGACTGGCACGCGGCCACGCGCCAAAGTTACGCGGGGGTCTTCGAGTCGGCGCGTGCGCAGATGTCTGGAGCGCCGCTCATCAGCAAAGCCAGCGGCGGTGGCGACATGAACCTGGCGCCCGCGCTCAGTCCCGACGGACGGCGACTGATCTATTTGTCGGAGCGATCCCTCTTCTCGATCGACATGTACGTCGCCGACGCGATCACCGGCCGCACCACGCGCAAGATTGTCTCGACCGCGACCGATCCGCACTTCGACAGCCTGCAGTTCCTCTCCTCGGCCGGCGACTGGGCCGCCGACAATCGCCGGTTTGTGTTCGCCGCGCTCAGCTCGGGAAGGCCGGTGCTGGCGATTGTCGATGCCGACACCGGGCGCCGGGAGCGGGAGCGAAAGTTCGAGAACCTCGACGAAATTCATAACCCGGCCTGGTCGCCCGACGGCCGCCAGGTCGCGTTCTCGGCCATGCGGGGCGGTGTCCTCGACTTGTTCGTGTGGACGCTGGCGAATGACGAATTGCAGCAGCTGACCAACGACGCTTATGCTGACCTGGATCCTGAGTGGTCGCCCGATGGCCGCGAGCTGGCGTGGGTTACCGATCGGTTCTCCTCCGATCTCACCACGCTCGCCTTTGGCAACTACCGCATTGGCAGCATGGTGGTGGCCACTCGGCAAATGCGCGAGCTGGCTGGGTTTGCCACCGGTGGCAACAGCAATCCGGAGTTTGCCGCCGACGGCACGTTGTTCTTCATCGCCGCGCCAGACGGCATTCCAAATGTCTACCGCCTGACCCGTGGCGCTGGGGCGCAGGCGGCGCGGGTGACCAACGTCCTCTCGGGTGTCAGCGGCATTACTCCGCTCACGCCCGCCTTGTCGGTGGCGGCTGCGGGACCTGGGGTGGTGTTCACCGTATTCGAGAACGACGGCTACAACATCTATTCGAGCGAGGGCACCCGCTCGGCCGCTGACAGCGGATTGAGGGAAGGCACGAATGCCGCCGTGCTGCCGCCGGCTGAACGCAAGGCCGGCGAGGTCACCGAGCGGCTCGAGAACCCGGTTCGCGGCCTGCCCGAAGCCCGGGTCTACCCGGCCGAGGACTACAAACCCAGACTCTCGCTGGATGCCATCAGCCAGCCCACGGTGGGCGTCGGGGTCGATCAGTTCGGTGCCTACGGCGGTGGCGGCGTTTCGTTCCTGTTCAGCGATGTGCTTGGTGAGCACATGCTGGGCGCCAACGTGATGGTGAGCAATCGCCTCGAGGAAACCGGCGGCTCGATCGGCTACCTCAATCGCCAGTCGCGATGGAATTGGGGCGCCATCGTCGAGCAGGCGCCGTATGTCACGGGCGCCTTCGCCCAGGGCATCACGACCATCAACGGCCAGGACGTCATCGTCCAGCAATCGCTGCGCCAGCGTCAAACCAACCAATCGGCCAGCCTGATTGCGCAGTACCCGTTCAGCAGGGTTCATCGTCTCGAGTTTGCCGGCGGCGGCCGCCGCATCAGCTTCGACTCGCAGCTTGAAACGTTCTACTACTCCCCGGTCACCGGCGATCTGCTGGGCGATGAGGTTACCGAGTTGCCTCGGCCGGAGGCGCTCAATCTGGGCGAGGCGAGCGCCGCGCTGGTCTACGACTCGTCGGTGTTTGGCGCGACCAGTCCGCTGGTCGGCCAGCGGTACCGGCTCGAGTTCTCGCAGATGGCCGGCTCGCTGAGCTTCAGCAGCGTGACCGCCGACTACCGCAGGTACTTCATGCCGGTGCGGCCGTTCACGCTCGCCGTTCGCGCGTTGCACTTCGGCCGCTACGGCGCTGGCGGCGAGGATCCGCGGTTGCCGGAACTCTATCTGGGCTATCCGGGTCTGGTGCGCGGCTACGACGTCGGCTCGTTCGACGCCAACGAGTGCGTCGAAGTGGACCTGGCATCATGCGACGCCTTCGATCAGACCAAGGGCAGCCGCATTGCGGTCGCCGGCGCCGAGTTCCGCTTTCCGCTGCTCGGGCTGTTCAACCGCAGTTCGTTCTACGGCGGGTTCCCCCTGGAGATGGCGTTCTTCGGGGATGCGGGACTGGCCTGGACCGAGGACAACCAGCCCTCGTTCAGCGGTGGTGAACGCGACTGGGTCCGCAGTGCCGGCGTCGCCCTCCGGGCCAACGTGCTCGGCTACGCGATTGCCGAAATCGCCTACGTGCGGCCGTTCGATCGTTCGCGGCGCGGCTGGGTGTGGCAGTTCGGCCTGATGCCGGGGTTCTGAGGCCATGAGAAGCACACTCTTGCTGTCAGGGATCGCGTTGGGCGTGGCCATGGCCGTCGGTTGCAGCAGCACCTCGGGTGTCGCCGTGATTCAGGGCGTCGGCGCCACCCCCGCGTTGCCACCGCCCGACACCTCGGTGATTCCTACCATCAGCGTCGCGAAGGCAATCGGGTGGCCCGGCGAATCGCTGCCGGCCACTGCCGCGGGCACCACCGTGACGGCCTTCGCGCGTGGACTCGACCACCCGCGCTGGTTGTATGTGCTCCCCAACGGCGATGTGCTGGTCGCCGAAACCAACGCTCCGCCAGGGCGTGGCGCGGTCACCGGCATCAGGGGGTGGTTCTTCAGGCGCTACCAGAAGCAGGCCGGCGCCGCCGTGCCCAGCGCCAATCGCATCACCTTGCTCCGGGACGCCGACGGGGATGGCGTGGCCGAAGTGCGGTCGGCGTTGTTGACGGATCTGAACTCGCCTTTTGGCATGGCGCTGATCGGCAACACGCTCTACATCGCCAACGCCGATGCCATCGTCAAGGTGCCGTACGCCGCCGGCGACACGACCATCACGGCGCCGGTCACGACCGTGACCAGCCTGCCGGGCGCCGGAACCTTCAATCACCACTGGACCAAGAACATCATCGCGAGCCCGGATGGTTCGAAGCTTTATGCCACGGTCGGCTCCAACAGCAACATCGCCGAGCACGGCATGCACGAAGAAGACGGCCGGGCGGCGATTTGGCAGATCGATCTGGCGACCGGCGCCAAGCGCCTGTTCGCGACGGGTCTGCGTAACCCGGTCGGCCTGGCGTGGAACAAGGAAACCGGCGCGCTGTGGACGGCCGTGAACGAGCGTGACGAGCTTGGCAACGACCTGGTGCCCGACTACATGACCGCGGTCCAGGACGGCGGCTTCTATGGGTGGCCGTACAGCTATTTCGGGTCCCACGTGGACGAGAGGGTCAAACCACCGCGGCCTGACCTGGTCGCCACGGCCATTGTTCCTGACTACGCACTGGGCTCGCACACCGCCTCGCTCGGTCTCGCCTATACCCACGTCAATAGCCTGCCGGCGCTGTTTCAGCGCGGCATGTTTGTTGGGCAGCACGGGTCGTGGAACCGGAAACCGCGCAGCGGCTACAAGGTGATCTTTGTGCCATTCGCGGGAGGCAAGCCTTCAGGTCTGCCGGTTGATGTGCTGACCGGCTTCCTTACGCAAGACGGCGAGGCCATGGGCCGTCCGGTCGGTGTCGCCCTCGACTCGCGCGGCGGGCTGCTGGTGGCCGATGACGTGGGAAATGCGGTGTGGCGGGTCGCCGGCAC
This genomic interval from Acidobacteriota bacterium contains the following:
- a CDS encoding sorbosone dehydrogenase family protein, giving the protein MRSTLLLSGIALGVAMAVGCSSTSGVAVIQGVGATPALPPPDTSVIPTISVAKAIGWPGESLPATAAGTTVTAFARGLDHPRWLYVLPNGDVLVAETNAPPGRGAVTGIRGWFFRRYQKQAGAAVPSANRITLLRDADGDGVAEVRSALLTDLNSPFGMALIGNTLYIANADAIVKVPYAAGDTTITAPVTTVTSLPGAGTFNHHWTKNIIASPDGSKLYATVGSNSNIAEHGMHEEDGRAAIWQIDLATGAKRLFATGLRNPVGLAWNKETGALWTAVNERDELGNDLVPDYMTAVQDGGFYGWPYSYFGSHVDERVKPPRPDLVATAIVPDYALGSHTASLGLAYTHVNSLPALFQRGMFVGQHGSWNRKPRSGYKVIFVPFAGGKPSGLPVDVLTGFLTQDGEAMGRPVGVALDSRGGLLVADDVGNAVWRVAGTAGMARR
- a CDS encoding FAD-dependent oxidoreductase — translated: MSKHSPRASFPALTRRRFLEQLGAVGGSSLVMSAMSSWDLMAGSAGQRPELTGRPAKAKVLILGGGLSGLVTAYELGKLGYDYQVLEARERVGGLQWTVRKGSTHTEPGGEAQVCAFDEGQYINVGPWRIPHSHHGVLNYCKQLGVPLQVFINESDASYFYYEGAAAGTLANKKIRMREVKADLAGQVNELLVKAIDQKQLDVPLTPEDQKRLTSYLIGQGYLDANTRTYKAFANRGEGDPYQLAALLQAGFGNRLRSVPAIEGTTASPMFQPIGGMDQIAKAFERAIGPKRITFNAEIQSVHQSDTGVKVTYLDKRSGKKVETSADYVVVSMPLNLVAGLDINLASDIMEAIKAVNYSNSAKVGLAMKRRFWEEDDGIFGGHLYSNLPLGQLSYPSADLMAKKGVLLGLYTNGPIGTLLDQPVAARIEHVLSNVSKVHPQVRTEFESAYAVWWKKVPYNMGGYASGRNEARRQILSKVDNRILLGSAAVTPHSEPDWQEGAVSAGWQALKLVHERAMRG
- a CDS encoding methyltransferase domain-containing protein; amino-acid sequence: MTATVAIERAYHRLSPVYDFAFGGILDEGRRKAVAEMQLRPGQRVLEIGIGTGLTLPLYPPTCRVVGLDLSVPMLAQAQERLSQRERGPRVRLLRGNAEQLPVAAGSFDVVYAPYVMSVVSDPVNTAKELRRVCAPGGRIILLNHFQSEHPAAAWLERFVEPMTRYVGFKTGLALTPLLEEGGLRALSIEAVNVPPIWKLVVCAP
- a CDS encoding BamA/TamA family outer membrane protein: MRSLLVCMVTALILGLAIPADAQYFGRNKVQHQRFDFKVLTSEHFDVYYYPEEEAAVRLATRMAERWYSRLSHLLKHELSSRQKLILYAAHPHFQQTNVLNGEIGEGTGGVTESAKRRVILPFAGGLAETDHVLGHELVHAFQYDMAGQTDLQGRPVGPGLQALPLWFIEGMAEYLSLGAVDANTAMWVREASSRDAMPTIDKLDDPDVFPYRYGHAFWAYVAGRWGDHVVGEMLRATGPRGDIEGAVQVVLGTDAKTLSADWHAATRQSYAGVFESARAQMSGAPLISKASGGGDMNLAPALSPDGRRLIYLSERSLFSIDMYVADAITGRTTRKIVSTATDPHFDSLQFLSSAGDWAADNRRFVFAALSSGRPVLAIVDADTGRRERERKFENLDEIHNPAWSPDGRQVAFSAMRGGVLDLFVWTLANDELQQLTNDAYADLDPEWSPDGRELAWVTDRFSSDLTTLAFGNYRIGSMVVATRQMRELAGFATGGNSNPEFAADGTLFFIAAPDGIPNVYRLTRGAGAQAARVTNVLSGVSGITPLTPALSVAAAGPGVVFTVFENDGYNIYSSEGTRSAADSGLREGTNAAVLPPAERKAGEVTERLENPVRGLPEARVYPAEDYKPRLSLDAISQPTVGVGVDQFGAYGGGGVSFLFSDVLGEHMLGANVMVSNRLEETGGSIGYLNRQSRWNWGAIVEQAPYVTGAFAQGITTINGQDVIVQQSLRQRQTNQSASLIAQYPFSRVHRLEFAGGGRRISFDSQLETFYYSPVTGDLLGDEVTELPRPEALNLGEASAALVYDSSVFGATSPLVGQRYRLEFSQMAGSLSFSSVTADYRRYFMPVRPFTLAVRALHFGRYGAGGEDPRLPELYLGYPGLVRGYDVGSFDANECVEVDLASCDAFDQTKGSRIAVAGAEFRFPLLGLFNRSSFYGGFPLEMAFFGDAGLAWTEDNQPSFSGGERDWVRSAGVALRANVLGYAIAEIAYVRPFDRSRRGWVWQFGLMPGF